The Zygotorulaspora mrakii chromosome 3, complete sequence genome includes a region encoding these proteins:
- the MNN10 gene encoding alpha-1,6-mannosyltransferase (similar to Saccharomyces cerevisiae MNN10 (YDR245W); ancestral locus Anc_8.471): MFDRKRYNFYSFKIHSDFYSVLEDKLILAGLCESKRLVNFFMEKKLSRGKMKRSVGRLLIKFKRPICAVMMLIFLIFWIRDGRNQGSPHGILNQSAKESSVRFPRSLLDSYMGHEHNGKDRWTWTPSWIRSLYKGSQDPEIVIILAANEGGGVLKWKNEQEWAIERISIDNKKAYAKRHGYGLTIKDLTVAKRYSHEFREGWQKLDILRQTMREFSTAKWFWWLDMDTLIMEPQKSLEEHIFNGLYNITDRTLENFNPLNIELDIPYVNYEEELNLLITQDCGGFNLGSFFIKNTEWSKLLLDLWWEPAHYEHNHMIWEHKEQDALEALYSSEGWIRSRVGFLPLRTINSFPEGACSEYGGDKRFFYDDTEDDFVVNMAGCNFGRDCWSEMQRFSLILEQKSKKWYNKIFF; the protein is encoded by the coding sequence ATGTTTGATCGGAAGCGATATAATTTTTATTCATTTAAGATACATTCTGACTTCTACAGCGTTCTTGAGGACAAATTGATACTGGCAGGGCTCTGTGAAAGCAAACGTCTagtcaatttcttcatgGAGAAAAAACTCAGCCGAggaaagatgaagagatcCGTCGGAAGACTGTTGATTAAGTTCAAAAGACCTATTTGTGCGGTAATGATGCTAATCTTTCTCATATTTTGGATTAGAGATGGAAGAAATCAGGGTTCTCCACATGGAATTTTAAATCAAAGTGCGAAAGAATCGTCCGTGAGATTTCCTCGATCGCTGCTTGACAGCTATATGGGGCACGAACATAACGGAAAGGATAGGTGGACGTGGACACCTTCGTGGATACGGTCGCTGTATAAGGGTAGCCAGGATCCTGAAATTGTGATTATTCTTGCTGCAAATGAGGGCGGTGGAGTcttgaaatggaaaaatgaGCAAGAATGggcaattgaaagaatttcgATCGATAACAAAAAGGCCTATGCGAAACGACATGGGTATGGACTCACTATCAAGGATTTGACCGTCGCAAAAAGGTACTCTCATGAGTTCAGAGAGGGTTGGCAGAAACTCGATATCTTAAGACAAACGATGAGAGAATTTTCAACTGCTAAGTGGTTTTGGTGGTTGGACATGGATACACTAATCATGGAACCACAAAAATCTTTAGAAGAACATATCTTCAACGGGTTATACAATATCACCGATAGAACGTTAGAAAACTTTAACCCGTTGAATATCGAATTAGACATACCATATGTAAACTATGAGGAAGAGCTAAATCTGTTGATCACACAGGATTGTGGCGGATTTAACTTGGGttcctttttcattaaaaaCACTGAATGGTCGAAACTTCTCCTAGATTTGTGGTGGGAACCAGCTCATTATGAACATAACCATATGATTTGGGAACACAAAGAACAAGATGCGTTAGAAGCACTGTATAGTAGCGAAGGATGGATTAGATCAAGAGTAGGATTTTTGCCCTTGAGGACAATCAATTCATTCCCAGAGGGCGCCTGTTCAGAGTATGGCGGGGATAAACGTTTTTTCTATGATGATACGGAAGATGACTTCGTTGTCAACATGGCGGGATGTAATTTTGGTAGAGACTGTTGGAGTGAAATGCAACGGTTCTCACTCATACTAGAGCAAAAGAGCAAGAAATGGTACAATAAAATATTCTTCTGA
- the PEX5 gene encoding Pex5p (similar to Saccharomyces cerevisiae PEX5 (YDR244W); ancestral locus Anc_8.470) translates to MNGADCSVGNNPLAQVTKHTQQDRSLQHGSQGLNKEFHGGSPSSQQFKSTQNVISDVNRFHLDTFMNGNSGMSSGPHPMRMGQAPMENINGKSWSRGFASPAQDGIIRGGHEMTKSSSSWSQEFHQSPESPVHTSASPINRQSQYNPHDRQSHLPYSPHMLSGPSMMLRPSAGAMSGVIHQRQDQNAITNWDEQFSELEREVAENLTINNAQDIKGDEVAVEEKQEEDIVIKDDYQSEFQEVWDSLQKDAEDLLPEELAGDDAWEADYQRFLSGRVSGNMKYKFDEENEYLHNPNAYEIGCILMENGAKLSEAALAFEAAIQEDSKHVDAWLKLGEVQTQNEKELQGISALEQCLKIDPSNLDAMKTLAISYINEGYDVSAFTMLNRWVETKYPNFLDSKEGITIEDDFEHEPERYKLNEKIKRQFLKIANALPQIDPDVQLCLGLLFYADDEFDKTIDCFKAALNVNPKDELMWNRLGASLANSSRSEEAIQAYHMALQLKPSFVRARYNLAVSSINIGCYKEAAEHLLASLKMHEVEGIQPSPSIKSGNNNILETLKRAFVAMDRRDLLEAVKPGMDLEQFRGEFKF, encoded by the coding sequence ATGAACGGGGCAGATTGTTCGGTAGGAAATAATCCTTTGGCTCAAGTGACAAAGCATACTCAGCAGGACAGATCATTGCAGCATGGATCACAAGGCCTAAATAAAGAATTTCATGGTGGCTCCCCGTCATCACAGCAGTTTAAATCTACGCAGAATGTTATATCTGATGTCAACAGATTTCACTTGGATACCTTCATGAATGGTAACAGTGGAATGTCCTCAGGACCACACCCAATGCGAATGGGACAAGCTCCAATGGAGAACATTAATGGGAAAAGTTGGTCCCGAGGTTTTGCATCGCCAGCTCAGGATGGCATAATAAGAGGTGGGCATGAAATGACCAAGAGCTCTAGCTCGTGGTCTCAAGAGTTTCACCAGTCACCCGAATCGCCAGTACACACATCAGCATCACCGATAAATCGTCAATCACAATATAATCCGCATGACCGGCAGAGCCATCTACCATATAGTCCACACATGCTTTCTGGCCCAAGTATGATGTTAAGACCTTCAGCTGGAGCTATGAGCGGGGTGATACACCAGCGACAGGATCAGAATGCCATCACAAATTGGGATGAACAATTCAGCGAGCTAGAAAGAGAGGTCGCGGAAAATTTAACTATAAACAACGCTCAGGATATCAAAGGTGACGAAGTTGCAGTCGAGGAAAAGCAAGAGGAGGATATTGTAATCAAAGATGACTATCAAAGCgaatttcaagaagttTGGGATAGTCTCCAGAAGGATGCAGAGGATTTGCTACCTGAGGAACTAGCAGGTGATGATGCGTGGGAAGCTGACTACCAAAGATTCCTTAGCGGCAGAGTTAGCGGCAACATGAAATACAAATTTGACGAAGAGAATGAGTATCTGCATAACCCAAACGCATATGAGATAGGGTGTATCTTGATGGAAAATGGTGCGAAACTCAGTGAGGCTGCCTTAGCTTTCGAGGCTGCAATTCAGGAAGATTCGAAACATGTAGATGCATGGTTAAAACTAGGTGAAGTTCAGACGCAAAACGAGAAAGAATTACAAGGTATCAGTGCATTAGAACAATGTCTGAAGATTGATCCTTCAAATTTAGATGCAATGAAAACGCTAGCTATCAGTTACATAAATGAGGGTTATGACGTTAGCGCTTTTACAATGCTAAACAGATGGGTTGAAACCAAATACCcgaattttttggattcCAAAGAGGGGATAACAATCGAGGACGACTTTGAACATGAGCCAGAAAGATATAAATTGAacgaaaaaatcaagagacAGTTTTTAAAGATAGCTAATGCCTTACCGCAAATCGATCCAGATGTTCAGCTCTGTCTCGGTCTGCTCTTCTACGCTGACGACGAGTTTGACAAAACCATAGATTGTTTCAAAGCAGCATTAAACGTCAATCCGAAAGATGAGCTGATGTGGAATCGTCTTGGTGCTTCCTTGGCCAACTCAAGTAGATCAGAAGAGGCGATCCAAGCCTACCACATGGCATTACAGCTGAAGCCTTCATTCGTTAGAGCTCGGTACAACCTCGCAGTTTCCTCCATAAATATTGGCTGCTATAAGGAAGCTGCCGAACATTTACTTGCATCTCTGAAGATGCATGAAGTCGAAGGAATTCAGCCAAGTCCTTCGATAAAATCAGGTAACAACAATATTCTGGAAACTCTCAAGAGAGCATTCGTTGCGATGGACAGGCGCGACCTTCTCGAAGCAGTCAAGCCCGGCATGGATCTTGAACAATTTCGTGGTGAATTCAAGTTTTGA
- the PRP28 gene encoding mRNA splicing protein PRP28 (similar to Saccharomyces cerevisiae PRP28 (YDR243C); ancestral locus Anc_8.469), with product MARPPTIAQILSSKNASENPVTATNNGLKKPKFLSKAERINLVRSLHNRDSPHLVVENSAKREREEDDTSDVINEADDQKSTMFSKADRIQKKRSQFQFEWQEADDTMSDYRPIVETKAAALLSMNGRADSLADSYMGRHWSKKKLHEMNERDWRIFSEDFAIQTKGGDIAKPMRNWEELNLIPKDILDIITKDLRYKQPTSIQRVTIPNVCTRRNRDFLGVASTGSGKTLAFIVPILIKITKSQPRPISLKNVEGPKALILAPTRELAQQIQKEAQKLTSLLNMKNTSFSCTVISIVGGHALGEIAHQLSQGCDIIVATPGRLIDCFENHLFSTDEIETLVVDEADKMIDMGFEEQFTTILSRLNTSREFKARQTLMFTATMSPTIEKIANGYLSKPAYATIGGGEESIPQIQQIVQYVSSEDQRFEKIKRLLNSNEAPIIIFITYKKTADWLAQKFFEETSFKVTILHGSKSQEQREHSLQQLRNGKCQIMVATNVAARGLDIPNVSLVVNFQISKSLDDYVHRIGRTGRAGKKGTAVTFLGDDENIDIVRELYKYVEVNNPVKTNSFDKSLKTRYNLGNNNLDEIIY from the coding sequence ATGGCAAGGCCTCCGACCATTGCGCAGATTCTATCAAGTAAAAACGCATCTGAGAATCCAGTAACGGCTACCAATAATGGTCTGAAAAAACcgaaatttctttcaaaagctgaGCGAATTAACTTGGTGAGATCCTTGCACAACCGTGATAGCCCACATTTGGTCGTTGAGAACAGTGCTAAACGCGAACGAGAGGAAGATGATACGTCAGACGTAATTAATGAAGCTGACGATCAAAAAAGTACTATGTTTTCTAAGGCAGACAGgatacagaaaaaaaggtcCCAGTTTCAATTCGAGTGGCAGGAGGCAGATGACACTATGTCTGattacagaccaattgtaGAAACCAAAGCAGCAGCATTGCTGAGTATGAATGGAAGGGCGGATTCCCTAGCAGATTCCTACATGGGTAGACATTggagcaaaaaaaaattgcacGAGATGAATGAGAGGGATTGGAGAATATTTAGCGAAGATTTTGCCATTCAGACCAAGGGTGGAGATATTGCAAAGCCTATGCGAAATTGGGAGGAATTGAATTTAATTCCAAAAGATATTCTAGATATTATAACAAAAGACTTGAGGTACAAACAGCCGACATCTATCCAACGAGTCACGATACCCAATGTATGTACGAGAAGAAACAGAGACTTTTTGGGTGTGGCATCCACCGGTTCTGGTAAAACGCTGGCGTTTATTGTACCCATATTGATTAAAATAACTAAGTCGCAGCCGAGGCCCATTTCACTGAAGAATGTAGAAGGACCTAAAGCACTAATATTGGCCCCCACAAGAGAATTGGCTCagcaaattcaaaaagaagcCCAAAAACTTACATCTCtgttgaatatgaaaaatacatCTTTCTCCTGTACAGTTATTTCCATTGTCGGCGGACATGCGCTGGGGGAGATAGCACATCAGCTCTCTCAAGGGTGCGATATTATTGTTGCTACACCTGGCCGTTTGATAGattgttttgaaaatcaCTTGTTTTCGAcagatgaaattgaaaccCTGGTGGTGGACGAAGCTGATAAAATGATCGATATGGGGTTTGAGGAACAATTCACCACTATATTATCAAGATTAAATACATCGCGGGAGTTTAAAGCAAGACAAACGCTGATGTTTACTGCAACCATGTCCCCcaccattgaaaagattgcCAACGGATATTTAAGTAAACCAGCATACGCAACAATAGGCGGCGGTGAAGAATCAATACCGCAGATCCAACAAATTGTACAGTATGTCTCTTCTGAAGATCAaaggtttgaaaaaatcaagagacTTCTGAATTCAAACGAGGCGCCCATAATTATATTTATCACTTATAAAAAAACAGCCGATTGGTTGgctcaaaagttttttgagGAGACCTCTTTCAAAGTAACTATTCTTCATGGCTCAAAATCGCAAGAGCAAAGAGAGCATTCTCTGCAACAACTTAGAAATGGTAAGTGCCAGATTATGGTTGCGACAAATGTTGCCGCTAGAGGTTTAGATATCCCAAACGTGTCTCTAGTTgtgaattttcaaatatcaaaatctttAGATGATTACGTTCATAGAATTGGTAGAACAGGACGTGCAGGAAAAAAGGGAACGGCAGTTACATTTTTGggagatgatgaaaatattgacATTGTAAGAGAACTCTACAAATATGTTGAAGTCAATAATCCAGTGAAGACAAATAGTTTTGACAAGTCGCTAAAAACCAGGTACAACCTCGGAAATAACAACTTGGATGAAATTATATATTAA
- the AMD2 gene encoding putative amidase (similar to Saccharomyces cerevisiae AMD2 (YDR242W); ancestral locus Anc_8.467): protein MSWKVNVEKKRAQLNAKIPSEWRIDGGKLELLKAEKKNLDLNLDKLCTEAENEITHSTILKLRDELIVKNLTCYEIAIAFCHRAALAHQVINCLSEIMFEEALKKAQKLDEQRPDFLPPLYGIPISLKDQCNVEGVDSTCGYLGRAFKPKKREEESLIVRHLREQGAILYVKTTVPSSMMATDTVSNTFGITLNGLNQNFSPGGSSGGEGALIAARGSLLGLGTDIGGSIRIPSSYHGLYGLKPTDSRLPYLRVDNSFQGRELIPSVIGPLARNLDDLRYFMDVMVNICKPWIDDVKCVPYHFDSKSKELHKNYVVGIWYGDGVITLPPGDVRALRMCEDLINSTLGMKAIRWEVPVEVNKELHEIAMDTDIADAGIEIRREFEASGEPIIDILKPVILEKGAEACSVNQWWALNKRTYEAKIAYREYYNSLEPTERPDVIISPLTLTPFRPGDMLATTLRYILFVNVLNFPSLAVPITKFNRNVDGQMDTSKAQTEEDRIVSNYWNELISSDSIQDFPLSLQIMSPTYDDNEVCTFGSWLMQNLQIS from the coding sequence ATGTCTTGGAAAGTCAATGTCGAGAAAAAAAGGGCTCAATTGAATGCTAAAATCCCATCAGAATGGAGAATTGATGGTGGTAAacttgaacttttgaaagctgaaaagaagaatttggaTCTAAATCTAGACAAACTGTGCACAGAAGCGGAGAATGAGATAACTCATTCTACGATATTGAAACTCAGAGATGAACTaattgtgaaaaatctaACATGCTATGAAATCGCGATTGCATTCTGCCATAGGGCAGCGTTGGCTCACCAAGTGATCAATTGTTTATCAGAGATCATGTTTGAGGAGGCATTAAAGAAGGCCCAAAAACTAGATGAACAGAGACCCGATTTTTTGCCACCTTTGTACGGAATACCGATATCGTTGAAGGATCAATGTAACGTTGAAGGCGTAGATAGTACATGCGGTTATCTGGGCAGAGCATTCaaaccaaagaaaagagaggAAGAGTCATTGATTGTCAGACATTTGCGAGAACAAGGTGCAATATTGTACGTCAAAACAACAGTACCATCGTCTATGATGGCTACAGATACCGTATCGAATACGTTTGGTATAACCTTGAATGGGTtaaatcagaatttttcGCCAGGTGGATCTTCTGGCGGTGAAGGAGCTCTTATCGCTGCCAGAGGTTCCTTGTTAGGCTTAGGAACAGATATTGGAGGTAGTATCCGAATACCGAGCAGTTATCATGGATTATATGGGCTAAAACCCACCGATAGCAGACTTCCTTATCTGCGCGTAGATAATTCATTTCAAGGGAGAGAACTAATTCCTAGTGTTATCGGGCCTTTAGCCAGAAATCTAGATGATTTGAGATATTTTATGGATGTTATGGTGAACATTTGCAAACCCTGGATTGACGATGTGAAGTGTGTGCCGTACCACTTCGATagcaaatcaaaagaacTTCATAAAAACTATGTGGTTGGTATTTGGTACGGTGATGGCGTAATAACCCTCCCACCAGGAGATGTAAGAGCGTTGAGAATGTGCGAAGACCTAATCAATAGTACTCTCGGAATGAAAGCGATTAGGTGGGAGGTCCCTGTTGAAGTTAACAAAGAACTGCATGAAATCGCCATGGATACGGACATAGCTGATGCAGGAATCGAGATAAGGCGTGAGTTTGAAGCTAGTGGAGAACCGATAatagatattttgaaaccGGTTATTCTGGAAAAGGGAGCTGAAGCATGCTCAGTGAATCAATGGTGGGCCTTAAATAAAAGGACTTACGAAGCCAAAATCGCATACAGAGAATATTATAACTCTTTAGAACCAACAGAAAGGCCCGATGTTATTATAAGCCCACTTACCTTAACCCCATTTAGGCCAGGAGACATGCTAGCAACAACATTGAGATACATTTTATTTGTAAACGTTTTGAACTTTCCGTCACTTGCAGTTCCCATTACGAAATTCAATCGCAATGTTGATGGTCAGATGGATACATCAAAAGCGCAAACTGAAGAGGATAGAATTGTATCTAATTACTGGAACGAGCTCATTTCCTCAGATTCCATTCAAGATTTCCCTCTATCTTTACAGATAATGAGTCCGACTTACGACGATAATGAAGTTTGCACATTTGGCTCATGGCTAATGCAAAATTTGCAAATCTCTTGA
- a CDS encoding agmatinase — MIMLHLLSFISFLAYTICCFEISEKEDLEKVWGQDWPFSGINTYAHLPHDRCLIDKNLTFDVGIIGIPYDSSVSYRPGARFGPQAIRAASQRQFSYRGFNFRAGINPYQQWAKVIDCGDVPVTPMDSSLALKMMTAAFDNLLSRESAYEGSSMPPRLVSLGGDHSIILPIIRNLYKVYGPITVLHFDSHLDTWSPEKYPSYWQSEASEFNHGSMLWMAKEEGLLSEHNIHAGLRTRLSGTDWSDYLEDDHLGFHRIESDEILKIGLDGIIGKIRRLLPKNSPVYISVDIDVLDPSAAPGTGTVEVGGWLTRELVYILRSLEDVFIVGADVVEVSPPFDQSEITALAASQIVYELVTSMVKGGPIDPDMVKANIEGAPELSNDESKVFFEDAREGEFLK, encoded by the coding sequence ATGATAATGTTGCATTTGctttcatttatttcattCCTAGCCTATACAATATGTTGTTTTGAGATCTCTGAGAAGGAAGACTTGGAAAAAGTCTGGGGTCAAGATTGGCCATTCAGCGGCATCAATACGTATGCCCATCTACCACACGATAGATGTTTGATAGACAAAAACTTGACCTTCGATGTAGGCATTATTGGTATCCCATACGACAGTAGCGTTTCTTATCGTCCTGGAGCACGGTTTGGCCCCCAAGCTATTAGAGCTGCATCTCAACGACAGTTTTCATATCGTGGCTTCAATTTCCGAGCTGGAATAAACCCATATCAGCAGTGGGCTAAAGTGATCGATTGCGGGGACGTTCCGGTAACGCCAATGGACAGTAGCCTGGcactgaaaatgatgacAGCCGCATTTGATAATTTGTTGAGTAGAGAAAGTGCGTATGAGGGAAGCTCCATGCCACCAAGATTAGTGTCTCTAGGAGGTGACCATAGTATTATTCTCCCCATTATTAGAAATTTGTACAAAGTTTATGGGCCCATTACAgttcttcattttgattCTCATTTGGATACTTGGTCACCCGAGAAGTATCCTTCCTACTGGCAGAGTGAAGCATCAGAGTTCAATCATGGTTCTATGTTGTGGATGGCTAAAGAAGAGGGACTTTTGTCTGAACATAATATTCATGCTGGTTTAAGAACTCGTTTGAGTGGGACTGATTGGTCTGATTACTTAGAGGATGATCATCTTGGTTTTCACAGGattgaaagtgatgaaatCCTTAAAATTGGACTAGACGGCATTATTGGTAAAATCAGACGGTTACTACCGAAAAATTCACCAGTCTATATTAGTGTTGACATTGATGTTTTAGATCCAAGTGCTGCACCAGGGACAGGAACTGTTGAAGTAGGTGGTTGGTTGACCAGAGAACTTGTGTATATCTTGCGCTCCTTGGAGGACGTCTTTATAGTCGGCGCTGATGTTGTAGAAGTATCCCCTCCTTTTGATCAAAGTGAAATAACTGCTCTAGCAGCCTCTCAAATAGTATATGAGTTGGTGACTTCAATGGTCAAGGGTGGCCCAATCGATCCAGATATGGTCAAGGCAAATATTGAAGGTGCTCCTGAACTTTCGAATGACGAAAgtaaagttttttttgaggaTGCAAGAGAGGGggagtttttgaaatga
- the CWC2 gene encoding active spliceosome conformation promoter CWC2 (similar to Saccharomyces cerevisiae CWC2 (YDL209C); ancestral locus Anc_8.466), producing MSKSKSWRDRSARVQVDERELPSSMPAQTGLVFNVWYNKWSQGQGGQRRFVNPFRLDTKVHPGVTRGDKENTNFFCLYFAKGMCCLGKKCQYKHHIPEEQDIMQLSMKTDVLDCFGREKFADYRDDMGGVGSFRKNNRTLYIGGLSGALNNKQLKPSQIEGRLRYIFSKLGEIDRVRYIESKNCAFVKYRHQCNTEFAKEAMSNQTLLIPSDKEWADRKEGAGLLVKWGNDDPDPEARKREEEEQKEESLNMMVKLLNNFGKRQSEQLTVEEKHESIKKLSQDKATLFDEKTLQKLKKRKANPETVASLKISKLLELNGTSNGLVDYPSSSEEE from the coding sequence ATGTCGAAGAGCAAATCTTGGAGAGACCGATCAGCCCGAGTACAGGTTGATGAACGCGAATTGCCCTCCTCTATGCCGGCGCAGACGGGATTAGTGTTCAACGTATGGTATAACAAATGGTCTCAAGGTCAAGGTGGTCAGCGCAGATTTGTCAATCCCTTCAGGTTGGACACAAAGGTACATCCGGGTGTAACTAGAGGTGACAAGGAAAAcaccaattttttttgcctaTATTTTGCCAAGGGAATGTGCTGTTTGGGGAAAAAATGTCAGTACAAGCATCATATACCGGAAGAACAGGATATCATGCAACTATCGATGAAAACAGATGTGTTGGATTGTTTTGGTCGTGAAAAATTCGCAGACTACAGAGATGATATGGGGGGCGTTGGTTCATTTAGGAAAAACAACCGAACTTTATATATTGGCGGACTAAGTGGAGCTTTAAACAATAAACAGTTGAAACCGTCACAAATCGAGGGCCGTTTGAGatatatcttttcaaagttggGAGAAATTGATAGGGTAAGATACATAGAGAGCAAAAACTGTGCATTCGTGAAATACAGACACCAATGCAATACGGAGTTCGCCAAGGAAGCAATGAGCAACCAGACTTTACTAATACCGTCTGACAAAGAATGGGCAGATCGCAAAGAGGGAGCGGGACTACTCGTTAAGTGGGGAAACGACGATCCCGACCCAGAGGCTCGCAAAagagaagaggaagaacaGAAGGAAGAATCGCTCAATATGATGGTTAAACTATTGAATAATTTCGGTAAACGTCAAAGTGAGCAGTTAACTGTGGAGGAGAAGCACGAATCGATTAAGAAATTGTCACAAGACAAAGCAAcactttttgatgaaaaaactcttcagaaactgaaaaagagaaaggcAAATCCTGAGACTGTtgcatctttgaaaatatcaaagcTATTGGAATTGAATGGTACCAGTAATGGTCTTGTTGACTATCCTTCTTCGTCTGAGGAGGAGTAA